The following DNA comes from Kitasatospora sp. NBC_01287.
CACTACGGCGAGTGGACCGGCCGCCCGCTGCAGGAGTTGGCGCTGGAGCCGCTCTGGCGCACCGTCCAGGACCACGCCTCGGCCGCCGCCTTCCCCGGCGGCGAGACGCTGCGGGCGCTGAGCCACCGCACCGTGGCGGCGGCCCGCGAGTGGGACGAGAAGATCGCCGCCGAGCACGGCCCGGACGCGGTCTGGATCGCCTGCACCCACGGTGACGTGATCAAGGCGATCGTGGCCGACGCGCTCGGCCTGCACCTGGACCACTTCCAGCGGATCAACGTCGACCCCTGCACGGTCACCGCCATCCGCTACACCCCGCTGCGCCCCTTCCTGCTGCGGATGGGCGACACCGGCACGCTGAGCGGCCTGCGCCCCAAGCCGAAGCCGCACGGGGGCCCCGATGACACCGGAGCCGCCGGAGCCGCCGGTGACGCGGTCGTCGGCGGCTCCACCGGCACCGACTGACCGCGGCGCCGGCTCACCCCGGTAGTACGGCGCCGGCTCACCCCGGTAATAACAGCCGACTACCCGCAGTACCGACTACCCGCAGTACCGGCCGGCCGCGGTGCCGGAGCCGCAGGGGTGCGCCGAAGCCGTAGGGTGAAAAAGCGCGCCACCGAAACCAGATCCGTTTCACACCCCGGAGCGAGAGAGTGCCCCGACAGGTCTTCTTCTACGACCAGCCCGAGCGGTTCGTGGCCGGCACCGTCGGCCAGCCCGGCTCGCGGGCCTTCTTCCTGCAGGCCAGCGCGCGTGGCCGGATCACCAGCGTGCTGCTGGAGAAGACACAGGTCGCCGCGCTCGCCGAGCGCGTCGAGGAGGTGCTGGACGAGGCGCTGCGGCGCAGCGGCGGCGAGGCGCCGATCCCGGCGGTGGCGCCCGTCGAGCTGGTCGACACCGCGCCGCTCGACCTCCCTCTGGAGCAGGAGTTCCGGGTCGGCACCATGGCCCTGGCCTGGGACAGCTCCGACGGCTACCTGGTGGTCGAGGCCCAGGCGGTGATCGAGGGGCCCGAGGACGACGACGATGAGGCCGCCGCCGAGCTGGCGTTCGAGGACGACGAGAACGGCCCGGACATGCTGCGGGTGCGGCTGACCGGCGCGATGGCCCGGGTCTTCGCCAAGCGCGCGCTCGACCTGGTCGCAGCCGGTCGCAAGCCGTGCCCGTTCTGCAACCTCCCGCTGGACCCGGAGGGCCACCTGTGCCCGCGTCAGAACGGTTACAAGCGCTGAACACCGACCGGGAACCCCAGCAGCACGACCAGCACGACCAGCACGACCAGGACGACCAGCACGAGCAGGACATACCGGAGGCCGACCCCGTCGCAGGCGCCGCGCTCGCCGCCGACGTGCCCGCCGCTCTGGAGTTGCTACGCTCCGGCACCCTCACGGTGCACGGGCGGATCACCGACGCCTCCAACGCCGCGCTCTACTGCTCCGTCGCGCTGGACGGCCGCTCGGCGCTCTGCGTCTACAAGCCGGTGCGCGGCGAGCGCCCGCTCTGGGACTTCCCCGACGGCACCCTGGCCGGACGCGAGGTGGCCGCCTACGAGCTGGCCGCCGCCACCGGCTGGTCACCGATCCCGCCGACCGTGCTGCGCGAGGGTCCGTTCGGCGCGGGCATGGTGCAGATCTGGGTCGAGCCGGACCCGGGGGCCGCACCGCTGCTGGCGCTGCAGGACCCGCGGGCGCCCGAGGAGGGCTGGCTGCCGATCATCGAGGCCGAGGTGGGGGAGGGGCGCACCGCGCTGCTGGTGCACCTGGACGACCAGCGGCTGCGCCGGCTCGCGGTGGTGGACGCGGTGCTCAACAACGCCGACCGCAAGGGCGGTCACCTGCTGTCGGCTGCCGACGGCCGGATCTACGGCATCGACCACGGTGTGACCTTCGCCGTCCCCGGCAAGCTGCGCACCCTGCTCTGGGGCTGGGCGGAGCAGTCGCTCACCGAGGAGGCGGTGGAGATGCTGGGCCGGCTGCGTGCCGAGCTGGCGGGCCCGCTGGGGGAGCGGCTGCGTCCGCACCTGACGGAGGCCGAGCTGACGGCCGCTCGGGAGCGGGTGGACCACCTGCTCAGCAGCGGGCGGCATCCGGTGCCGTCCCAGGAGTGGCCCTCGATCCCCTGGCCGCCGGTCTGACCGAGGGGTTGCCCGCGGCTGCCGGCGGTCCGACCGGCGCGTCCCGCGCACCCGCGGGCGACCGCACGAGGTCCGGTGTGAGCGCGCGCTCATTTCGGCCGATTCAGCGCACTGGTTGGCCTTTCAAATGATCGCAAGGTTAGAGTCATTTTCATGCATGCCTGGCCCGCCTCCGAGGTTCCCGCCCTGCCTGGTCAGGGACTCCCCCTGCGCATCCACGACACCGCCGCGGGTGCGATTCGAGAGGTCGTGCCCACCGGCCCGACCGCCCGCCTGTACGTCTGCGGCATCACTCCGTACGACGCCACCCACCTCGGCCATGCCGCCACCTACAACGCCTTCGACCTGATCCAGCGGGTCTGGAGGGACGCCGGACACGAGGTCCGGTACGTCCAGAACGTCACCGATGTCGACGACCCGCTGCTGGAGCGCGCCGTCGCCACCGGGCAGGACTGGACCGAGCTGGCCGAGCGGGAGACCGCGCTCTTCCGCGAGGACATGACGGCGCTGCGGATCCTGCCGCCGGCCCACTACGTCGGCGCGGTCGAGTCGATCCCGTGGATCGTCCCGCTGGTCAAGAAGCTGCTGGCCAGTGGCGCCGCCTACGAGCTGGACGGCGACATCTACTTCTCCGTCGAGGCCGACCCGCGGTTCGGCGAGGTCTCCGGGCTCAGTCGCGAGGAGATGCTGCCGGTCTTCGCCGAGCGCGGTGGCGACCCGGAGCGGCCGGGCAAGCGGCACCCGCTTGACGCGCTGCTCTGGCTGGCGGCCCGCCCGGGCGAGCCGGCCTGGGACACCGAGCTGGGCCACGGCCGGCCCGGCTGGCACATCGAGTGCGTGGCGATCGCGCTGAAGCACCTGGACATGTCCTTCGACATCCAGGGTGGCGGCAGCGACCTCGTCTTCCCGCACCACGAGATGGGTGCCGCGCACGCGCAGAGCGCCACCGGCACCCACCCGTTCGCGCACGCCTACGTGCACGCGGGCATGGTCGGCCTGGACGGCCACAAGATGTCCAAGTCGCGCGGCAACCTGGTCTTCGTCTCCGCGCTGCGCCGCGACGGCGTCGACCCGGCGGCGATCCGGCTGGCGCTGCTCTCGCACCACTACCGCAGCGACTGGGAGTGGACCAAGACCACGCTCGACGAGGCCATCGAGCGGCTCGCCCGCTGGCGCGCGGCCGTCTCCCGTCCGGACGGTCCGCCGGCCGAGCAACTGCTCGCCGAGGTGCGCGCCGCGCTCGCCGAGGACCTGGACACGCCGGCCGCGCTGGCCGCCGTGGACCGCTGGGCCGAGCAGCAGGCCGCCACCGGCGGCGAGGAAACCGGCGCCCCCGGCCTGGTCTCCCGCGCGGTCGACGCGCTGCTGGGCGTCGCGCTCTAGGTGTATTGACTACGGAGGCCGGGGGCCGGACAGGGCCTGGACCCGTACCGCACGAACCCGTACCGCACGAACCCGCACCGCACGAACCCGCACCACGCGCAGGGCCGCTGACCGGATCCCCGATCGGCGGCCCTGCGGCGTTCCAGGCCGAGCGCAGTGCCTACTGCCGCGCGGTGCCGGACCCGTTGACCGAGGTCCCGCTGACCGGGGACGGGGTACCCGGCGGTACGGGGGCGACGGGCGGTACTGGGGCGACCGGCGGGATCGGCGGCAGCGGGAGGTCCAGCACCAGCGCCTCCTGACCGGGGACCTCGGCGGCGGGGGCTCCGGCGGCGGGCGACTCGGCGGCCGGTGACGGCGCGCGCCGGTCGGCGAGCTCTTCGCGCCGGTCCTCGCGCCGGTCCTCGCGCCGGTCCTCGTGGGTGCGGGTCGCGCTGTCCAGGAAGCGCAGCAGCTCCACCGGGAACGGCAGCACCAGGGTCGAGTTCTTCTCGGCGGCGACCTCCACCACCGTCTGCAGCAGGCGCAGTTGGAGCGCGGCCGGAGTCTTGCTCATGATCGAGGCGGCCTCGGAGAGCTGCTTGGAGGCCTGGTACTCGCCGTCCGCGGTGATGATCCGGGCCCGCCGCTCGCGGTCGGCCTCGGCCTGCCTGGCCATCGAGCGCTTCATCGACTCGGGCAGCGCGACGTCCTTGATCTCCACCCGGTCGATCTCCACGCCCCAGCCCATCGCGGGGCTGTCCAGCATCAGCTCCAGGCCCTGGTTGAGCGGTTCGCGATTGGCCAGCAGGTCGTCCAGCTCGCTCTTGCCGATGATCGAGCGCAGTGAGGTCTGGGCGACCTGGGAGATGGCGAACTGGTAGTCCTGCACGTTGATGGTGGCGCGCACCGGATCGGCGACCCGGAAGTAGACGACGGCGTCGACCCGGACCGTGACGTTGTCGCGGGTGATGCCCTCCTGGGCCGGCACCGGCATGGTCACGATCTGCACGTTCACCCGGCGGATCCGGTCGGCCACCGGCATCAGCACCACCAGGCCCGGCGCGCGGACCTCCGAGCGCACCTTGCCGAAGCGGAAGACCACCCCGCGCTGGAACTGCTGCACCACCCGCACGCTCAGCGCCGTCAGCACCGCGCCGAGCGCGGCGGCACCGATGACCACCCCCAGCACCACATCGACGATCATCATCGCTGGTCACCTCGGCCCGCACCGCTTCGGACCTCCACCGTACTCCGCGGCCGGAATGGGTGGGTTTGGCGGAGAGAGGTCTAGACCCTTGACAGGTATCGGTCCTGACGGGTGGACTGGTCGAGGTCGATGACCGGCGGCTGCCCGACGCCGGTCATCGACCACCACCCGTCGGCCACCCGCCCGTCGGCCGCCACTCGTCGGTCCCGCTCACCACCCGTCGGCCACCCGCCCGTCGGCCGCCACTCGTCGGTCCCGCTCACCACCCGTCGGCCACCCGCCCGTCGGCCGCCACTCGTCGGTCCCGCTCACCACCCGTCGGCCGCCGCTCGGCGACCCCTCGGCGGCGCGCCGGTCAGTGCGTGCTGCCCTTGCCATCGGCGCCCTGGCCGCCGTCCGCCGCCCCCCTGCCCTCGCCGTCCGTCACCTCGTCCTCGTCCTCGTCCTCGACCGCCGCACGGGTCTCCCGGCCCGGGGCGTCGGTGCTGTCAGCACCGCCACCGCCGGCGCTCCCGTCGGCGTCCTCGCCCTGCGACTCCACGTCGCCCGCCCCCGCGGTACCCGACTCGCCCGTCCCCGACTCGCCCGGCCCCGCGTCGCCCGGCCCCGCGTCGCCCGTCCCCGCCTCGCCCGCGGGGCCGTCCAGCGGCCGCTCGGCGATGGTCCGCCCGGGCAGCGGCTTCTCGCCGGCCGGGCCCTGGTTGTCCCGGCGGCGCAGGTAGCGCTCGAACTCGCGGGCGATCGCCTCGCCGCTGGCCTCCGGCAGCTCGGCCGTGTCCTGGGCCTCCTCCAGCTGCTGCACGTACTCGGCCACCTCGCTGTCCTCGGCGGCCAGTTGGTCCACGCCCAGCTGCCAGGCGCGGGCGTCGTCGGGCAGTTCGCCCGGCGGGATCCGCAGGTCGAGCAGGTCCTCCAGCTTGTTCAGCAGCGCCAGCGTGGCCTTGGGGTTCGGCGGTTGCGCCACGTAGTGCGGCACCGCGGCCCAGAGCGTCACGGCGGGGACGCCCGCGTGCGCGCAGGCCTCCTGCAGCACGCCGACGATGCCGGTCGGACCCTCGTAGCGGCTCTCCTCCAGGTCCAGCCGCTGGGCCAGCGCCGCGTCCGAGGTGACGCCGCTGACCGGCACCGGGCGGGTGTGCGGGGTGTCGCCGAGCAGCGCGCCGAGGATCACCACCAGCTCCACGCCCAACTCGTGGGCGAAGCCCAGCAGCTCGTTGCAGAACGAGCGCCAGCGCATGCTCGGCTCGATGCCGCGCACCAGCACCAGGTCCCTGGTGGTCGGCTCGGTCACCCGGACCACGGAGAGCCGGGTGGTCGGCCAGGTGATCCGGCGCACCCCGCCGTCCAGCCAGACCGTGGGCCGGTTGACCTGGAAGTCGTAGTAGTCCTCCGCGTCCAGGGCGGCGAAGACCTTGCCGCCCCAGGTGTCCTCCAGGTGTCCGACCGCCGTGGAGGCGGCGTCGCCCGCGTCGTTCCAGCCCTCGAAGGCGCAGACCATGACCGGGTCGATCAATTCGGGAACGTCTTCCAACTCGATCACCCAGCGTCTCCCTCCGGCCGGCCAGGCCGCGCTCCCCGCCCGAGGACGGTCGCGGTCGGTCGGCTGCCGACTGCTCTCCTCACCACGTGGAACGCGCCGTTCCACGGACCCTACCTGCCCAGCCTACGGGCTTTGATGCGCGCCGATCCCGACGGGCCGCACACCCGCCGCGGCCCCCGGGGGGAACCAGCAGGACGCACGTGCGGACAGTCTCGACCGCAGGCCCGGGCGGGTGCCACCGGTTATCGGCCGGACCCGCCCGCGGCCGGCGGTGGTCAGCCGCCCAGGGCCTGGGCCACCGGCGGCAGGTAGCCCTGCGACTGCCCGTCCGCCGTGGGGTGGAAGGACTCCCAGAGGTCGAGCAGGACCAGCCCGGTGATCCACTCGGTGCCGTGCGCGGCGCAGACCCCGTGCCCGGTGAAGGCGGGGCGGGGGTCGGCGAACCGGGCGCCGTGAGCGGCGGCCTGCTGCTGGATCAGGTCGTCCAGCCGGTCCGTCAGCTGGTTGAAGCGGGCCCGGCGGTCGTCGGTCCCGGCCCAGCAGCTCCCGGCCGCCTGCTCCTGCAGCAGGTGCGGGTAGCCGGTGAGCACCACCCGGGCGGCCGGCGCCGCCTGGTCGATGGCGCCGAGCAGGTGGTCGAGCCGGCCCGGCAGCTGGTCGCGCAGCAGCTCGGCGGCGTGGTCCAGTGCCTGGGTGCACTTGGCCTCGGTGGTCAGCGGCTGCAGGCAGCCCACCACCGCGTCGGTGAAGTCGAGGTCGTTGCCGCCCACGGTGAGCGTCACCGTGCCGGTGCCGGCCGGCAGTCGGGGCAGCTGGTGGGCCAGCACCTCCGCGGTGTCGGCGCCGCTGCAGGCGAGGTCGAGGAAGCCGCCGTCGGGGTGCGCGGCGGCCCAGAGCGCCGGGTAGGCGCGGGAGCTGCGGTGGCAGTCGCCGCTGGCCGGGTCGTAGGCGCCGGCCGCCACCCCGGCGGCGTAGGAGTCGCCGAGGGCGACATAGCCCGGCCGGTCCGC
Coding sequences within:
- a CDS encoding histidine phosphatase family protein — encoded protein: MPTLLLVRHGRSTANSAGILAGWTPGVDLDESGRAQAEALVDRLAGVPLALAVSSPLERCRQTLAPLLAARPELGEPTLDERLGECHYGEWTGRPLQELALEPLWRTVQDHASAAAFPGGETLRALSHRTVAAAREWDEKIAAEHGPDAVWIACTHGDVIKAIVADALGLHLDHFQRINVDPCTVTAIRYTPLRPFLLRMGDTGTLSGLRPKPKPHGGPDDTGAAGAAGDAVVGGSTGTD
- a CDS encoding DUF3090 domain-containing protein; this translates as MPRQVFFYDQPERFVAGTVGQPGSRAFFLQASARGRITSVLLEKTQVAALAERVEEVLDEALRRSGGEAPIPAVAPVELVDTAPLDLPLEQEFRVGTMALAWDSSDGYLVVEAQAVIEGPEDDDDEAAAELAFEDDENGPDMLRVRLTGAMARVFAKRALDLVAAGRKPCPFCNLPLDPEGHLCPRQNGYKR
- a CDS encoding SCO1664 family protein produces the protein MPAALELLRSGTLTVHGRITDASNAALYCSVALDGRSALCVYKPVRGERPLWDFPDGTLAGREVAAYELAAATGWSPIPPTVLREGPFGAGMVQIWVEPDPGAAPLLALQDPRAPEEGWLPIIEAEVGEGRTALLVHLDDQRLRRLAVVDAVLNNADRKGGHLLSAADGRIYGIDHGVTFAVPGKLRTLLWGWAEQSLTEEAVEMLGRLRAELAGPLGERLRPHLTEAELTAARERVDHLLSSGRHPVPSQEWPSIPWPPV
- the mshC gene encoding cysteine--1-D-myo-inosityl 2-amino-2-deoxy-alpha-D-glucopyranoside ligase yields the protein MHAWPASEVPALPGQGLPLRIHDTAAGAIREVVPTGPTARLYVCGITPYDATHLGHAATYNAFDLIQRVWRDAGHEVRYVQNVTDVDDPLLERAVATGQDWTELAERETALFREDMTALRILPPAHYVGAVESIPWIVPLVKKLLASGAAYELDGDIYFSVEADPRFGEVSGLSREEMLPVFAERGGDPERPGKRHPLDALLWLAARPGEPAWDTELGHGRPGWHIECVAIALKHLDMSFDIQGGGSDLVFPHHEMGAAHAQSATGTHPFAHAYVHAGMVGLDGHKMSKSRGNLVFVSALRRDGVDPAAIRLALLSHHYRSDWEWTKTTLDEAIERLARWRAAVSRPDGPPAEQLLAEVRAALAEDLDTPAALAAVDRWAEQQAATGGEETGAPGLVSRAVDALLGVAL
- a CDS encoding slipin family protein, with product MIVDVVLGVVIGAAALGAVLTALSVRVVQQFQRGVVFRFGKVRSEVRAPGLVVLMPVADRIRRVNVQIVTMPVPAQEGITRDNVTVRVDAVVYFRVADPVRATINVQDYQFAISQVAQTSLRSIIGKSELDDLLANREPLNQGLELMLDSPAMGWGVEIDRVEIKDVALPESMKRSMARQAEADRERRARIITADGEYQASKQLSEAASIMSKTPAALQLRLLQTVVEVAAEKNSTLVLPFPVELLRFLDSATRTHEDRREDRREDRREELADRRAPSPAAESPAAGAPAAEVPGQEALVLDLPLPPIPPVAPVPPVAPVPPGTPSPVSGTSVNGSGTARQ
- a CDS encoding PAC2 family protein: MIELEDVPELIDPVMVCAFEGWNDAGDAASTAVGHLEDTWGGKVFAALDAEDYYDFQVNRPTVWLDGGVRRITWPTTRLSVVRVTEPTTRDLVLVRGIEPSMRWRSFCNELLGFAHELGVELVVILGALLGDTPHTRPVPVSGVTSDAALAQRLDLEESRYEGPTGIVGVLQEACAHAGVPAVTLWAAVPHYVAQPPNPKATLALLNKLEDLLDLRIPPGELPDDARAWQLGVDQLAAEDSEVAEYVQQLEEAQDTAELPEASGEAIAREFERYLRRRDNQGPAGEKPLPGRTIAERPLDGPAGEAGTGDAGPGDAGPGESGTGESGTAGAGDVESQGEDADGSAGGGGADSTDAPGRETRAAVEDEDEDEVTDGEGRGAADGGQGADGKGSTH
- a CDS encoding SGNH/GDSL hydrolase family protein, translated to MIPLRTAAPRHRPLAHHGAPAGRRTAARRRAAAALAALPLLLLAAAAPAAADRPGYVALGDSYAAGVAAGAYDPASGDCHRSSRAYPALWAAAHPDGGFLDLACSGADTAEVLAHQLPRLPAGTGTVTLTVGGNDLDFTDAVVGCLQPLTTEAKCTQALDHAAELLRDQLPGRLDHLLGAIDQAAPAARVVLTGYPHLLQEQAAGSCWAGTDDRRARFNQLTDRLDDLIQQQAAAHGARFADPRPAFTGHGVCAAHGTEWITGLVLLDLWESFHPTADGQSQGYLPPVAQALGG